GCTTAGAAGAAATCCTAGAAAAGGTTAAAAACTCCTACAACAAGGGGATTAAAGAAGTCCATATCGTGAGCGCTCATAACCCTAATTACTCTTATGAGTGGTATTTAAAGGTGTTTGAAACCATCAAACAAGAAATGCCTAATTTGCATTTAAAGGCCATGACCGCTGCAGAAGTGCATTTTTTAAGCGCCAAATTCAACAAACCTTTTGAATTGGTGCTAGAAGACATGCTCAAAGCCGGGGTGGATTCTATGCCTGGTGGAGGAGCGGAGATTTTTGATGAAGAGATCAGGCGTAAAATCTGTAATGGTAAGGTGGGATCTTCTCGGTGGTTAGAAATCCATGCTTATTGGCACAAATTAGGCAAAATGAGTAACGCTACCATGCTTTTTGGGCATATTGAAAATAAAATCCATCGCATCGATCACATGCTAAGAATCAAAAAAATCCAAAGCCCTAAAGATAAAGTAGAAAATAAAGAAGGGGGCTTTAACGCATTCATTCCCTTACTGTATCAAAAAGAAAACAATTATTTGAAAGTGGGAAAATCCCCTAGCGCGATAGAAATCCTAAAAACCATCGCTATATCCCGCATTCTTTTGAACAATATCCCCCACATTAAAGCCTATTGGGCGACTTTGGGCTTGAATTTGGCTTTAGTGGCTCAAGAATTTGGCGCTAACGATTTAGACGGCACGATAGAAATAGAGAGCATTCAAAGCGCGGCAGGCGCGAAGAGCCGGCATGGTTTAGAAAAAGAAGATTTGGTATTTAAAATCAAGGACGCTGGTTTTGTTGCGGTAGAAAGGGATAGTTTGTATAATTTCATACAAAAATTTTAATAATTTTTAGCGTTTTTAAGAATGATTAGTTATAATAACGATACTAACAACACTCAAGCTAAAATCTATTAAGGAAATCAGTATTAAAAAATTTATTCTATCCTCTCTTGTTTTCGCATGTATCAATACCAGCGTTGAAGCTTTAGAAAATGACGGCTCTAAACCAAACGATTTGGTTCCGCCAAAAGAAGCCTCTCAAGAAGCTCAAAGAAATGAGGCTCAAAACGAAACTTCTCAATCCAATCAAACGCCTAAAGAAATGAAAGTCAAGTCCATTTCATATATCGGGCTTTCTTACATGTCTGACATGCTCGCTAATGAGATTGTAAAAATTCGTGTGGGCGATATTGTGGATTCTAAAAAAATAGACACCGCTGTTTTAGCTTTGTTCAATCAAGGGTATTTTAAAGACGTTTATGCCACTTTTGAAGGCGGCATATTAGAGTTTCATTTTGATGAAAAAGCCAGGATTGCCGGCGTAGAAATCAAGGGTTATGGGACTGAAAAGGAAAAAGACGGCTTAAAATCCCAAATGGGGATCAAAAAGGGCGACACCTTTGATGAGCAAAAATTAGAGCATGCTAAAACGGCTTTAAAAACAGCTTTAGAGGGTCAGGGCTATTATGGGAGCGTGGTGGAGGTGCGCACCCAAAAGGTCAGTGAGGGCGCGTTATTGATCGTGTTTGATGTGAATAGGGGGGATAGTATTTATATCAAACAATCCATTTATGAGGGAAGCGCGAAATTAAAACGCCGCATGATTGAGTCTTTAAGCGCGAACAAGCAAAGAGATTTCATGGGCTGGATGTGGGGCTTGAATGACGGGAAATTGCGTTTAGATCAATTAGAATACGATTCTTTGCGTATCCAAGATGTGTATATGCGTAGGGGTTATTTAGACGCTCACATTTCTTCGCCTTTTTTGAAAACGGATTTTTCCACCCATGACGCTAAGCTCCATTATAAGGTCAAAGAGGGGATCCAATACAGGATTTCAGACATTTTAATAGAAATTGACAACCCGGTAGTCCCCTTAAAAACCTTAGAAAAAGCCCTTAAAGTTAAAAGGAAAGATGTCTTTAATATTGAGCATTTAAGAGCGGATGCGCAAATTTTAAAAACCGAAATTGCCGATAAGGGTTATGCGTTTGCGGTGGTGAAGCCAGACTTGGATAAAGATGAAAAAAACGGGCTTGTGAAAGTCATTTATCGTATTGAAGTGGGCGATATGGTGTATATCAATGATGTCATCATTTCAGGGAACCAGCGCACGAGCGATAGGATCATTAGGAGGGAATTGTTACTAGGACCTAAGGATAAATACAACTTGACCAAACTGAGAAATTCTGAAAATTCTTTAAGGCGTTTAGGATTCTTCTCTAAAGTCAAAATTGAAGAAAAAAGGGTGAATAGCTCACTTATGGATTTGTTAGTGAGCGTAGAAGAGGGGCGCACTGGGCAGTTGCAATTTGGGTTAGGCTATGGCTCTTAT
This is a stretch of genomic DNA from Helicobacter pylori. It encodes these proteins:
- the mqnE gene encoding aminofutalosine synthase MqnE, whose protein sequence is MDFLEKVLDNQVTESKELVKLYDYDLYTLGEAADQMRQNMHQKIVYFNVNRHLNPSNICTDACKFCAFSAHRKNPNPYEMSLEEILEKVKNSYNKGIKEVHIVSAHNPNYSYEWYLKVFETIKQEMPNLHLKAMTAAEVHFLSAKFNKPFELVLEDMLKAGVDSMPGGGAEIFDEEIRRKICNGKVGSSRWLEIHAYWHKLGKMSNATMLFGHIENKIHRIDHMLRIKKIQSPKDKVENKEGGFNAFIPLLYQKENNYLKVGKSPSAIEILKTIAISRILLNNIPHIKAYWATLGLNLALVAQEFGANDLDGTIEIESIQSAAGAKSRHGLEKEDLVFKIKDAGFVAVERDSLYNFIQKF
- the bamA gene encoding outer membrane protein assembly factor BamA, which encodes MKKFILSSLVFACINTSVEALENDGSKPNDLVPPKEASQEAQRNEAQNETSQSNQTPKEMKVKSISYIGLSYMSDMLANEIVKIRVGDIVDSKKIDTAVLALFNQGYFKDVYATFEGGILEFHFDEKARIAGVEIKGYGTEKEKDGLKSQMGIKKGDTFDEQKLEHAKTALKTALEGQGYYGSVVEVRTQKVSEGALLIVFDVNRGDSIYIKQSIYEGSAKLKRRMIESLSANKQRDFMGWMWGLNDGKLRLDQLEYDSLRIQDVYMRRGYLDAHISSPFLKTDFSTHDAKLHYKVKEGIQYRISDILIEIDNPVVPLKTLEKALKVKRKDVFNIEHLRADAQILKTEIADKGYAFAVVKPDLDKDEKNGLVKVIYRIEVGDMVYINDVIISGNQRTSDRIIRRELLLGPKDKYNLTKLRNSENSLRRLGFFSKVKIEEKRVNSSLMDLLVSVEEGRTGQLQFGLGYGSYGGLMLNGSVSERNLFGTGQSMSLYANIATGGGRSYPGMPRGAGRMFAGNLSLTNPRIFDSWYSSTINLYADYRISYQYIQQGGGFGVNVGRMLGNRTHVSLGYNLNVTKLLGFSSPLYNRYYSSVNEVVSPRQCSTPASVIINRLSGGRTPLVPESCSNPGAITTSPEIKGIWDRDYHTPITSSFTLDVSYDNTDDYYFPRNGVIFSSYATMSGLPSSGTLNSWNGLGGNVRNTKVYGKFAAYHHLQKYLLIDLIARFKTQGGYIFRYNTDDYLPLNSTFYMGGVTTVRGFRNGSVTPKDEFGLWLGGDGIFTASTELSYGVLKAAKMRLAWFFDFGFLTFKTPTRGSFFYNAPFTTANFKDYGVIGAGFERATWRASTGLQIEWISPMGPLVLIFPIAFFNQWGDGNGKKCKGLCFNPNMDDYTQHFEFSMGTRF